In one Oreochromis aureus strain Israel breed Guangdong linkage group 2, ZZ_aureus, whole genome shotgun sequence genomic region, the following are encoded:
- the lnx2b gene encoding ligand of Numb protein X 2b isoform X1: protein MAATETKVTGSGSSTVGLSWARVCKECGQQHDSQDSHLYEYQDEVDDELVCHICLQPLLKPMDTPCGHTYCFHCLSNFLKEQDFCPVDRQRLQLNQCRPSSLLVRNLLDKLTVMCPHCVDCQQMMQRCELQPHLHNRCPVFRRLREEAEKRKRPSWNELKGRKGDGEGSGDAKHSATLSRNSTRDQPEPGLINPAYEEGEEDNNSLRSSLVAEATVVELIRDEPGEELGLRIVGGKDTPLGNIVIQEIVRDSIAARDGRLAPGDHILEVNDISLASVPHTRAIAVLQLPSLLRLTVMQEKGFKLRDQRSDQNQPTSTGSPRSLSPHSNATSSTNPGTVLQVTLVKSQRTEPLGIKLIRKSDESGVFILDLLAGGLAAKDGKLRNNDKVLAINGHDLRHGTPESAAQIIQASEMRVNFVVMRSAEAQEEGGSSRTSRRTPEPQYFRRRSTYMKDPPGGFSSQEKTVSLKKEPRLSLGITIAGGRDCRSRLPVYITSVQPVGCLHRDGTIKRGDVLLSINGVDLTQLTYNEAVSVLKAQTAQSQVVLRVIQTLSEESEEDTEANNDDLDIAEDSRDDTLNWTPLWTRWLGLPSHMHWCRDIVLQKTNNESWGFSIVGGYEESHGQQPFFIKTIVPGTPAHFDGRLKCGDEIVAVNGATTVGMNNSSLIPMLKLQKNKVTLTVVSWPGSLV from the exons ATGGCTGCAACAGAAACCAAAGTTACCGGCAGCGGCAGCAGCACTGTGGGCCTGTCGTGGGCACGCGTCTGTAAGGAGTGCGGCCAGCAGCATGACAGCCAGGACTCCCACTTGTACGAGTACCAGGATGAGGTGGACGATGAACTGGTTTGCCACATTTGTCTGCAGCCTTTACTGAAGCCAATGGACACACCGTGTGGCCACACTTACTGCTTTCATTGTTTGAGCAACTTTTTGAAGGAGCAGGACTTCTGCCCTGTGGATCGCCAGCGGCTGCAGTTAAATCAGTGCCGTCCCTCCAGCCTGCTGGTCAGAAACCTGCTGGACAAGTTGACGGTTATGTGCCCACACTGTGTGGACTGCCAGCAGATGATGCAGCGCTGTGAATTGCAGCCTCATCTGCACAACAG ATGTCCTGTTTTTAGAAGACTCAGAGAGGAAgcagagaagaggaagaggcCCTCATGGAATGAATTAAAGGGACGTAAGGGTGACGGAGAAGGGTCTGGAGATGCGAAACACTCAGCAACACTGTCTCGAAATTCAACCCGGGATCAGCCCGAGCCTGGGCTCATTAATCCTGCCTATGAGGAAGGTGAGGAAG ACAACAACTCTCTGCGGTCCAGTCTGGTGGCCGAGGCCACTGTGGTGGAGCTGATCAGAGATGAACCCGGAGAGGAGCTGGGCCTTCGGATCGTGGGGGGGAAAGACACACCGCTGGGAAACATAGTCATACAAGAAATTGTGCGGGACTCAATAGCAGCTAGGGATGGCAGGCTGGCACCAGGAGACCATATTTTAGAG GTGAATGACATCAGCTTGGCTTCAGTTCCCCACACTCGGGCCATCGCAGTGCTGCAGCTGCCCTCCCTCCTCAGGCTCACCGTCATGCAGGAGAAAGGTTTCAAATTAAGGGATCAACGCTCAGACCAAAACCAACCCACTTCCACCGGCTCCCCGCGCTCTCTCAGTCCCCATAGCAACGCTACCTCCAGTACCAACCCTGGTACAGTCCTGCAGGTGACGCTAGTGAAGAGTCAGCGCACAGAGCCGCTTGGCATCAAACTCATCCGCAAATCAGATGAGAGCGGGGTTTTTATCTTGGACCTGCTGGCTGGTGGTTTGGCAGCCAAGGATGGAAAACTGAGGAACAATGACAAAGTTTTGGCCATCAATGGACATGACCTGAGGCATGGGACACCTGAAAGTGCAGCCCAGATTATACAG GCCAGTGAGATGCGTGTGAACTTTGTGGTGATGAGATCTGCGGAGGCTCAAGAGGAAGGAGGAAGCAGCAGAACATCCAGGAGGACGCCTGAGCCGCAGTACTTTAGACGCCGGTCCACCTACATGAAG GATCCTCCAGGTGGATTTTCTAGTCAGGAGAAGACTGTGAGTCTGAAAAAGGAGCCTCGGCTTTCCCTCGGCATCACGATCGCCGGAGGGAGGGATTGTCGCAGCCGTCTACCAGTTTACATCACAAGTGTGCAGCCTGTAGGCTGTTTGCACCGAGATGGCACCATCAAAAGAG GTGATGTTCTGCTGAGCATCAACGGTGTCGATTTGACTCAGCTGACCTACAATGAGGCCGTTTCTGTGCTGAAGGCTCAGACAGCTCAGTCCCAGGTGGTGCTTCGTGTCATTCAGACTCTGTCTGAGGAGTCAGAGGAGGACACCGAGGCTAACAATGACGACCTCGACATTGCTGAAGACTCACGAGATGACACCCTCAACTGGACCCCGCTGTGGACTCGCTGGCTGGGATTACCAAG TCACATGCACTGGTGCCGAGACATCGTCCTGCAGAAGACCAACAACGAGAGCTGGGGCTTCAGCATCGTAGGGGGTTATGAGGAGAGCCACgggcagcagccgttcttcatCAAAACCATCGTGCCTGGAACACCGGCTCACTTTGATGGACGCCTCAA GTGTGGTGATGAGATAGTGGCGGTGAACGGAGCTACAACTGTGGGAATGAACAACTCCTCTCTCATCCCAATGCTCAAACTACAGAAGAATAAAGTCACGCTGACTGTGGTGTCCTGGCCGGGGAGTCTAGTATAG
- the lnx2b gene encoding ligand of Numb protein X 2b isoform X2 — protein MAATETKVTGSGSSTVGLSWARVCKECGQQHDSQDSHLYEYQDEVDDELVCHICLQPLLKPMDTPCGHTYCFHCLSNFLKEQDFCPVDRQRLQLNQCRPSSLLVRNLLDKLTVMCPHCVDCQQMMQRCELQPHLHNRCPVFRRLREEAEKRKRPSWNELKGRKGDGEGSGDAKHSATLSRNSTRDQPEPGLINPAYEEDNNSLRSSLVAEATVVELIRDEPGEELGLRIVGGKDTPLGNIVIQEIVRDSIAARDGRLAPGDHILEVNDISLASVPHTRAIAVLQLPSLLRLTVMQEKGFKLRDQRSDQNQPTSTGSPRSLSPHSNATSSTNPGTVLQVTLVKSQRTEPLGIKLIRKSDESGVFILDLLAGGLAAKDGKLRNNDKVLAINGHDLRHGTPESAAQIIQASEMRVNFVVMRSAEAQEEGGSSRTSRRTPEPQYFRRRSTYMKDPPGGFSSQEKTVSLKKEPRLSLGITIAGGRDCRSRLPVYITSVQPVGCLHRDGTIKRGDVLLSINGVDLTQLTYNEAVSVLKAQTAQSQVVLRVIQTLSEESEEDTEANNDDLDIAEDSRDDTLNWTPLWTRWLGLPSHMHWCRDIVLQKTNNESWGFSIVGGYEESHGQQPFFIKTIVPGTPAHFDGRLKCGDEIVAVNGATTVGMNNSSLIPMLKLQKNKVTLTVVSWPGSLV, from the exons ATGGCTGCAACAGAAACCAAAGTTACCGGCAGCGGCAGCAGCACTGTGGGCCTGTCGTGGGCACGCGTCTGTAAGGAGTGCGGCCAGCAGCATGACAGCCAGGACTCCCACTTGTACGAGTACCAGGATGAGGTGGACGATGAACTGGTTTGCCACATTTGTCTGCAGCCTTTACTGAAGCCAATGGACACACCGTGTGGCCACACTTACTGCTTTCATTGTTTGAGCAACTTTTTGAAGGAGCAGGACTTCTGCCCTGTGGATCGCCAGCGGCTGCAGTTAAATCAGTGCCGTCCCTCCAGCCTGCTGGTCAGAAACCTGCTGGACAAGTTGACGGTTATGTGCCCACACTGTGTGGACTGCCAGCAGATGATGCAGCGCTGTGAATTGCAGCCTCATCTGCACAACAG ATGTCCTGTTTTTAGAAGACTCAGAGAGGAAgcagagaagaggaagaggcCCTCATGGAATGAATTAAAGGGACGTAAGGGTGACGGAGAAGGGTCTGGAGATGCGAAACACTCAGCAACACTGTCTCGAAATTCAACCCGGGATCAGCCCGAGCCTGGGCTCATTAATCCTGCCTATGAGGAAG ACAACAACTCTCTGCGGTCCAGTCTGGTGGCCGAGGCCACTGTGGTGGAGCTGATCAGAGATGAACCCGGAGAGGAGCTGGGCCTTCGGATCGTGGGGGGGAAAGACACACCGCTGGGAAACATAGTCATACAAGAAATTGTGCGGGACTCAATAGCAGCTAGGGATGGCAGGCTGGCACCAGGAGACCATATTTTAGAG GTGAATGACATCAGCTTGGCTTCAGTTCCCCACACTCGGGCCATCGCAGTGCTGCAGCTGCCCTCCCTCCTCAGGCTCACCGTCATGCAGGAGAAAGGTTTCAAATTAAGGGATCAACGCTCAGACCAAAACCAACCCACTTCCACCGGCTCCCCGCGCTCTCTCAGTCCCCATAGCAACGCTACCTCCAGTACCAACCCTGGTACAGTCCTGCAGGTGACGCTAGTGAAGAGTCAGCGCACAGAGCCGCTTGGCATCAAACTCATCCGCAAATCAGATGAGAGCGGGGTTTTTATCTTGGACCTGCTGGCTGGTGGTTTGGCAGCCAAGGATGGAAAACTGAGGAACAATGACAAAGTTTTGGCCATCAATGGACATGACCTGAGGCATGGGACACCTGAAAGTGCAGCCCAGATTATACAG GCCAGTGAGATGCGTGTGAACTTTGTGGTGATGAGATCTGCGGAGGCTCAAGAGGAAGGAGGAAGCAGCAGAACATCCAGGAGGACGCCTGAGCCGCAGTACTTTAGACGCCGGTCCACCTACATGAAG GATCCTCCAGGTGGATTTTCTAGTCAGGAGAAGACTGTGAGTCTGAAAAAGGAGCCTCGGCTTTCCCTCGGCATCACGATCGCCGGAGGGAGGGATTGTCGCAGCCGTCTACCAGTTTACATCACAAGTGTGCAGCCTGTAGGCTGTTTGCACCGAGATGGCACCATCAAAAGAG GTGATGTTCTGCTGAGCATCAACGGTGTCGATTTGACTCAGCTGACCTACAATGAGGCCGTTTCTGTGCTGAAGGCTCAGACAGCTCAGTCCCAGGTGGTGCTTCGTGTCATTCAGACTCTGTCTGAGGAGTCAGAGGAGGACACCGAGGCTAACAATGACGACCTCGACATTGCTGAAGACTCACGAGATGACACCCTCAACTGGACCCCGCTGTGGACTCGCTGGCTGGGATTACCAAG TCACATGCACTGGTGCCGAGACATCGTCCTGCAGAAGACCAACAACGAGAGCTGGGGCTTCAGCATCGTAGGGGGTTATGAGGAGAGCCACgggcagcagccgttcttcatCAAAACCATCGTGCCTGGAACACCGGCTCACTTTGATGGACGCCTCAA GTGTGGTGATGAGATAGTGGCGGTGAACGGAGCTACAACTGTGGGAATGAACAACTCCTCTCTCATCCCAATGCTCAAACTACAGAAGAATAAAGTCACGCTGACTGTGGTGTCCTGGCCGGGGAGTCTAGTATAG